One genomic region from Stackebrandtia nassauensis DSM 44728 encodes:
- a CDS encoding Scr1 family TA system antitoxin-like transcriptional regulator has product MSSDANPASTAAVELGLQLKAERNRERPGKPKGYSKREIPRNICSDRTLLDIEEGRKRVVKRGFVRDICAFYKTDRVLIEHLVKLADATYMDDWTDAYAGVIDKDGWLYLQREERASRAVFHDSTAIPSLIQPRSYVEVILRTTKVSYDDAEAEWDQTIRFREARRSRWLKSRRSIVCLIGEAAFAVDLGAQANDELRQHVLELSTLPFADIRVIPFAAGRYDLMGWEVNVLEFGEGEEPFIRVASPRGAGFVSAHSHRGKFFRGGVGHARDLSVPVREFFK; this is encoded by the coding sequence ATGAGCAGTGACGCGAACCCCGCCAGCACGGCGGCAGTCGAATTGGGACTACAGCTAAAGGCGGAACGGAATCGGGAACGCCCGGGAAAGCCTAAGGGCTATTCGAAACGAGAGATCCCAAGGAACATCTGTTCAGATCGGACGCTACTCGACATCGAGGAGGGGCGGAAGCGGGTAGTCAAGCGGGGCTTCGTTCGGGACATCTGTGCGTTCTACAAGACGGACAGGGTGCTGATAGAGCACCTGGTCAAGCTGGCTGACGCGACCTATATGGATGATTGGACGGACGCTTACGCCGGAGTGATTGACAAGGACGGATGGCTATACCTACAGCGGGAGGAGCGTGCGTCCCGGGCCGTCTTCCATGACTCAACGGCGATACCGTCACTTATCCAGCCTCGCTCCTACGTCGAAGTAATCCTTCGGACCACGAAAGTCAGCTATGACGACGCAGAGGCCGAATGGGATCAGACGATTCGCTTTCGTGAAGCTAGGCGATCACGATGGCTGAAATCCAGGCGATCGATAGTTTGCTTGATCGGTGAAGCGGCGTTCGCCGTTGATCTCGGCGCTCAAGCGAACGACGAGCTCCGGCAACACGTGCTGGAACTGTCGACGCTGCCGTTCGCGGACATCAGAGTAATCCCGTTCGCCGCCGGTCGATACGACTTGATGGGGTGGGAGGTGAACGTCCTGGAGTTCGGAGAGGGAGAGGAACCATTTATCCGTGTCGCTTCGCCGCGCGGGGCTGGTTTCGTGTCCGCGCACAGTCATAGGGGTAAGTTCTTCAGGGGCGGCGTTGGCCACGCCCGCGACCTATCCGTTCCAGTCAGGGAGTTCTTCAAATGA
- a CDS encoding DUF397 domain-containing protein, which translates to MTYRPSSWRRSSRSGTNTNNNCVEVRLDGRTPQVSDSQFVGRRPIVELDRTDYLAFLATVKSDL; encoded by the coding sequence ATGACGTACCGGCCGAGCTCGTGGCGACGGTCAAGCCGCAGCGGAACCAACACGAACAACAACTGTGTCGAAGTGCGACTGGACGGCAGGACACCGCAAGTGTCTGACAGCCAGTTCGTTGGCAGGCGACCGATAGTGGAACTTGACCGCACTGACTACCTGGCCTTCCTTGCGACCGTGAAGAGTGACCTGTAG
- a CDS encoding ArsR/SmtB family transcription factor, producing the protein MVVDDIDDEATSQVFHALADTTRRDILRRAVSGDLSVSRLAEHYPMSFAAVQKHVAVLERAGLVSKQRNGREHLVKTNPRAVRAIRDTIDRLENAWFGRIERMARLLDEDTKGQPT; encoded by the coding sequence ATGGTTGTAGATGATATCGACGACGAGGCCACCAGCCAGGTGTTCCACGCGCTGGCCGACACCACCCGCCGCGACATCCTGCGCCGCGCGGTGAGCGGCGACCTGTCGGTCTCCCGCCTCGCCGAGCACTACCCGATGAGCTTCGCCGCGGTGCAGAAGCACGTGGCGGTCCTGGAACGAGCCGGGCTCGTCTCCAAACAACGCAACGGCAGAGAGCACCTCGTCAAGACGAACCCACGAGCGGTTCGCGCGATCCGCGACACCATCGACCGACTCGAGAACGCGTGGTTCGGCCGCATCGAGCGGATGGCGCGACTGCTCGACGAAGACACGAAAGGACAACCGACATGA
- a CDS encoding DUF6518 family protein: MRADDTPVGPVRPSWLVWPLALVVGLFGGVATSYGQTILGGGWAALANSASPWVMFAFAAGVLVPGRWVTAALAGLLTQVGLVVGYYATTELRGFAAGMAAIVIWVAAGAVAGPVYGAAGSLFRYRPGADVAGSDAGVAGERPVAGADGSAVDGSRDRWWLVRSCAAGITGSVWIMEGLNFFNLARDVNSNSGPGIGAAWVYVVVGLLLPLVLARAVRERLFALLALAVATGLALVAGIVVNAAFFI; encoded by the coding sequence ATGCGTGCAGACGACACCCCCGTTGGCCCGGTGCGACCGTCGTGGCTGGTGTGGCCACTAGCTCTGGTGGTGGGGCTGTTCGGGGGAGTGGCGACCTCATACGGACAGACCATTCTGGGCGGCGGCTGGGCGGCGCTGGCGAATTCGGCCTCGCCGTGGGTGATGTTCGCGTTCGCGGCCGGGGTGCTCGTGCCGGGCCGCTGGGTGACGGCGGCGCTCGCGGGGCTGCTGACCCAGGTGGGTCTTGTCGTCGGCTACTACGCGACGACGGAGCTGCGCGGGTTCGCCGCCGGGATGGCGGCCATCGTGATCTGGGTGGCGGCCGGAGCCGTTGCCGGACCGGTGTACGGCGCGGCGGGTTCGCTGTTCCGGTACCGGCCGGGAGCGGACGTGGCGGGGAGTGACGCGGGCGTGGCCGGCGAGCGGCCGGTGGCGGGGGCTGACGGCTCCGCAGTGGACGGTTCACGGGACCGATGGTGGCTGGTGCGTTCGTGCGCCGCTGGAATCACCGGTTCGGTGTGGATCATGGAGGGGCTCAACTTTTTCAACTTGGCGCGCGATGTGAACTCGAACAGCGGTCCGGGGATTGGCGCGGCGTGGGTTTACGTCGTCGTCGGGTTGCTGCTTCCGTTGGTGTTGGCGCGAGCTGTGCGGGAGCGGCTGTTCGCACTATTGGCTTTGGCTGTCGCGACAGGACTGGCTCTTGTGGCCGGAATTGTTGTCAATGCGGCCTTCTTTATTTGA
- a CDS encoding alcohol dehydrogenase catalytic domain-containing protein, with protein MKAVTWQAPGELSVEKVADPAILEPTDAIIRVTSTGICGSDLHLYSLLGMCLEPGEILGHEPMGIVEEVGSAVTSIQPGDRVVVPFNIACGTCWMCVRGLTSQCETTQVRQSGKGGQIFGYTSLYGAIPGGQAELLRVPQAQFGPVKVPHDESHRYLLLCDVLPTAWQGASYAEVGPGDNVVVVGLGPVGQLAARVARLFGADTVIGLDRVAERLYMAARNGIHTVDISRHDPAELVRDLTDGRGADAVIEAVGMEAHGAPAPESEQETLAALPKSVARVAVESFGGDRMAALTLAFQLVRRGGAVSILGVYGGRANPMPLMDLFDKQITLRMGQTNVRHWLKEILPEIERPDDPLGLDDLVTHEFPLTEAPRAYEWFARQQNGCVKVVLRP; from the coding sequence ATGAAAGCCGTTACCTGGCAAGCACCGGGAGAACTCAGCGTCGAGAAGGTGGCCGACCCTGCCATTCTGGAGCCGACCGACGCGATCATCCGGGTCACGTCGACGGGGATCTGCGGGTCCGACCTGCATCTTTACAGTCTGCTGGGCATGTGTCTCGAACCCGGGGAGATCCTGGGTCACGAGCCGATGGGGATCGTGGAGGAGGTCGGCAGCGCCGTCACCTCGATACAGCCCGGGGATCGGGTGGTGGTGCCGTTCAACATCGCCTGCGGAACGTGCTGGATGTGCGTGCGGGGGCTGACCTCGCAGTGTGAGACCACCCAGGTGCGGCAGAGCGGCAAGGGTGGTCAGATCTTCGGCTACACCTCGCTGTACGGGGCGATACCCGGGGGGCAGGCGGAGTTGTTGCGGGTGCCGCAGGCGCAGTTCGGGCCGGTGAAGGTGCCACACGACGAGTCTCATCGGTACCTGTTGCTGTGCGACGTGCTGCCGACGGCCTGGCAGGGCGCCAGTTACGCCGAGGTGGGGCCGGGCGACAACGTCGTGGTCGTCGGCTTGGGACCGGTCGGACAGTTGGCGGCGCGGGTAGCGCGGCTGTTCGGGGCCGACACGGTCATCGGGCTCGACCGGGTGGCCGAGCGGCTGTACATGGCGGCCCGCAACGGAATCCACACGGTGGACATCTCGCGCCACGATCCGGCCGAGCTGGTGCGGGACCTGACCGACGGGCGCGGGGCCGACGCCGTGATCGAAGCGGTGGGAATGGAGGCGCACGGGGCTCCGGCGCCGGAATCGGAGCAGGAGACCCTCGCGGCGTTGCCGAAGTCGGTGGCCCGAGTGGCCGTCGAGTCGTTCGGGGGCGACCGGATGGCGGCGCTGACCCTGGCGTTCCAGTTGGTGCGGCGCGGCGGGGCCGTGTCCATCCTGGGGGTCTACGGGGGCCGGGCCAATCCGATGCCGTTGATGGACCTGTTCGACAAGCAGATCACGCTGCGGATGGGGCAGACCAACGTGCGGCACTGGCTCAAGGAGATCCTGCCGGAGATCGAGCGGCCGGACGATCCGCTGGGGCTCGACGACCTCGTCACGCACGAGTTCCCGCTCACCGAGGCTCCCCGGGCGTACGAGTGGTTCGCGCGCCAGCAGAACGGCTGCGTCAAGGTCGTACTGCGGCCATGA
- a CDS encoding DUF6766 family protein, producing the protein MKGRTHEHLRRWGAVYVLVILFAGSWVGQFLAQLSEFTSEQRQHGVAFSWGDFASTFMASTFENWQSEWLQLVFQAILLLGAKHLIFRADSEDLERIEKKIDDVRAEMGLAEKPPSDPERASDKRKQQYGR; encoded by the coding sequence ATGAAGGGGCGAACGCATGAGCATCTGCGGCGCTGGGGTGCCGTCTATGTCCTGGTGATCCTGTTCGCCGGTTCCTGGGTGGGGCAGTTCCTCGCCCAGCTTTCCGAGTTCACCTCGGAACAGCGGCAGCACGGGGTCGCGTTCTCCTGGGGCGATTTCGCCTCGACGTTCATGGCCTCCACGTTCGAGAACTGGCAGAGCGAGTGGCTGCAACTGGTGTTCCAGGCGATCCTGCTGCTGGGCGCCAAACACCTGATCTTCCGCGCCGACTCGGAGGACCTGGAACGCATCGAGAAGAAGATCGACGACGTCCGCGCCGAGATGGGTCTGGCGGAGAAACCGCCCTCCGACCCCGAGCGCGCCAGCGACAAACGGAAACAGCAGTACGGCCGCTGA
- a CDS encoding hemerythrin domain-containing protein, protein MHDNNLINVITADHRAVEAAFSELEANLTTPKQRRDLVDHVIAELVRHSVAEEQFMYPAVRKYVPGGDEMADHEIEEHAEAERVMKDLDEMDVSDPGFEIKLQELMHDIRHHVQEEETTLLPTLAAACSASELEDLGEKVLAAKKVAPTRPHPSAPDTPPANLIVAPGAGLIDRIRDALSGRQT, encoded by the coding sequence ATGCATGACAACAATCTGATCAACGTGATCACCGCGGACCATCGTGCCGTCGAGGCGGCGTTCTCCGAACTGGAGGCGAACCTGACGACGCCGAAGCAGCGTCGCGACCTGGTGGATCACGTCATCGCCGAACTGGTGCGGCACTCGGTCGCCGAGGAACAGTTCATGTACCCGGCGGTGCGCAAGTACGTCCCGGGGGGCGACGAGATGGCCGACCACGAGATCGAGGAACACGCCGAGGCCGAACGGGTCATGAAGGACCTGGACGAGATGGACGTGTCCGATCCCGGCTTCGAGATCAAACTCCAGGAACTGATGCACGACATCCGGCACCACGTCCAGGAGGAGGAGACCACGCTGCTGCCGACACTGGCCGCCGCGTGCTCGGCGTCCGAGCTGGAGGACCTGGGGGAGAAGGTCCTGGCGGCCAAGAAGGTCGCCCCGACCCGGCCGCACCCGTCGGCCCCCGACACGCCACCGGCCAACCTGATCGTGGCGCCCGGCGCCGGTCTGATCGACCGGATCCGCGACGCGCTGTCAGGCCGCCAAACCTGA
- a CDS encoding helix-turn-helix transcriptional regulator, translating into MAPRVISPVLIGRSPELARLMDAHGASSRAARVCLVSGEAGIGKTRLLREFASRLDDRVRVLTGECLELGAEGLPYAPFLAVIRQLIREHGVAAITRTLPGDGPYALASWLPAIGEPLSGVDAELGRIRLFGEVLALLEGLATQRPLVLVLEDLHWADPSSRALLGFLAGSLTAPDVLIVGSFRSTDVEGAHPLCELVIRLTRDPAVTSISLRRLSVHEVGRQLAAIHNREPDPHRITQVYQRSDGNPLFVEALSTAEPGDPVPLRSLLLSGVDDLSEAAGLVLRHAAVAGNQVGHRLLSAVLPLADTEAESAIRALADRHLLVITEDGYRFRHALIRDAVYERLLPGERIRLHRGFAETLRDHPDAVPAERLPAELAAHWHAAENVEEALAHAWRAARVAATAYAYDEQQRMLELVLDLWPRAKDPAARLGVDRDAVVELAATACVHSGDFTRGDELVSALLEPAVDDPDGAGDPERVAALLELRGVLRNRHNTSGLPDIEAALALLPSDEPTRLRGRLLAALAHTRISVRDLAEVREPATEAVRIARLHDDPGTLAKALAALGVAEGLETGVDAAEPVFAEATELTQRLGDHPTLMSISQWHGNVLVNGGQFRKAATAIRRGIAAAERLGLIHSRGPALSISLGFALEQLGDWPEAAKVYRDGLSWTAAPLYRIGLLRGLGGIAIATGELDEAQLLATEIDALVDAANTAPTWRVEQATYRFRLAMAREEHDEAETIMRRLLDDFAVVSNSTSGWYVLSLAADLRSRRSSADAGWRRELLALAEPLTIPGRFEAAHRAGFLAAVDHEDPSGWRSAATLWRELEAPHQLGWCLVGLAEALRASGQAAEAIRARGQAADSPPRASGQAADALLRTSGQATDALLRTSGQASDAPLRTSGQAADALLRGRGQAADVPLRARGQASDAPLREAATIAAKLGARPLAERVARLAAQVGIAVGEAPQANPGPGRGLTAREVDVLRLLAKGLSNRQIAGELFISVSTAGVHVSRILAKLEVASRGEAAALAHREQWFG; encoded by the coding sequence GTGGCACCCCGCGTCATCAGCCCCGTCCTCATCGGACGATCACCGGAGTTGGCACGGCTCATGGACGCCCATGGCGCATCGAGCCGGGCCGCCCGGGTGTGCCTCGTCAGCGGTGAGGCGGGCATCGGCAAGACTCGGCTGTTGCGCGAGTTCGCCAGCAGGCTGGACGATCGGGTGCGGGTCCTGACAGGCGAATGCCTGGAACTGGGCGCCGAGGGCCTGCCGTACGCGCCGTTTCTCGCGGTGATCCGCCAGCTCATCCGCGAACACGGGGTCGCCGCGATCACCAGGACGCTTCCCGGCGACGGCCCCTACGCGTTGGCGTCCTGGCTGCCCGCCATCGGCGAACCGCTGTCCGGCGTGGACGCGGAACTGGGCCGGATCCGGCTGTTCGGCGAGGTCCTGGCGTTGCTGGAGGGGTTGGCCACCCAGCGACCGTTGGTGCTGGTGCTGGAGGACCTGCACTGGGCCGACCCGTCCAGCCGGGCGCTGCTGGGGTTCCTGGCGGGCAGCCTGACGGCACCCGACGTCCTGATCGTCGGCTCCTTCCGTTCCACCGACGTGGAGGGCGCCCACCCGCTGTGCGAACTCGTCATCCGGCTGACCCGCGATCCGGCGGTGACGTCGATATCCCTGCGACGGCTCAGCGTGCACGAAGTGGGGCGCCAGCTGGCCGCCATACACAACCGGGAGCCCGACCCGCACCGGATCACCCAGGTGTACCAGCGCAGCGACGGCAACCCGTTGTTCGTCGAAGCGCTCAGCACCGCCGAACCCGGCGACCCGGTGCCGCTGCGATCCCTGCTGCTGTCCGGAGTGGACGACCTTTCCGAAGCGGCCGGGCTGGTGCTGCGCCACGCCGCCGTGGCCGGGAACCAGGTCGGGCACCGGCTGCTCAGCGCGGTGCTGCCGCTGGCCGACACCGAAGCCGAGTCCGCCATCCGGGCGCTGGCCGACCGGCACCTGCTGGTGATCACCGAGGACGGCTACCGGTTCCGGCACGCGCTGATCCGCGACGCGGTCTACGAGCGTCTGCTTCCGGGCGAACGCATCCGGCTGCATCGCGGGTTCGCCGAGACCCTGCGCGATCATCCGGACGCGGTCCCGGCCGAACGGCTGCCCGCCGAGCTGGCCGCGCACTGGCACGCCGCCGAGAACGTCGAGGAAGCGCTTGCGCACGCCTGGCGCGCCGCGCGGGTGGCGGCCACCGCCTACGCCTACGACGAGCAGCAGCGGATGTTGGAGTTGGTCCTGGACCTGTGGCCCCGCGCCAAGGACCCGGCTGCGCGGCTGGGCGTCGACCGGGACGCCGTGGTCGAGCTGGCCGCGACCGCTTGCGTCCATAGTGGTGACTTCACTCGCGGCGACGAGCTGGTCAGCGCCCTGCTGGAACCCGCGGTCGACGACCCGGACGGGGCAGGCGATCCCGAGAGAGTCGCCGCACTGCTCGAACTGCGCGGCGTACTGCGCAACCGGCACAACACCAGCGGCCTGCCCGATATCGAGGCCGCGCTGGCGCTGCTGCCGTCCGACGAACCCACCCGGCTGCGCGGCCGGTTGCTGGCGGCACTGGCCCACACCCGCATCAGCGTCCGGGATCTGGCCGAGGTCCGCGAACCGGCCACCGAGGCGGTGCGGATCGCCCGGCTTCACGACGACCCCGGCACCCTGGCGAAAGCGCTTGCGGCGCTGGGAGTCGCCGAAGGTCTGGAGACCGGCGTGGACGCCGCCGAACCGGTGTTCGCCGAGGCCACCGAACTGACCCAGCGGCTGGGTGACCACCCCACGCTGATGTCGATCTCGCAGTGGCACGGCAACGTCCTGGTCAACGGCGGCCAGTTCCGCAAAGCGGCGACGGCAATCCGGCGCGGCATCGCCGCCGCCGAGCGGCTGGGGCTCATCCACAGCCGAGGGCCCGCCCTGTCGATCAGCCTCGGGTTCGCCCTCGAACAACTCGGCGACTGGCCCGAAGCGGCGAAGGTCTACCGCGACGGTCTGTCGTGGACCGCGGCACCGCTGTACCGCATCGGACTGCTGCGGGGACTGGGCGGCATCGCCATCGCCACTGGTGAACTCGACGAGGCACAGCTGCTGGCCACCGAGATCGACGCGCTGGTCGACGCCGCGAACACCGCCCCGACCTGGCGGGTGGAACAGGCGACCTACCGGTTCCGGCTCGCGATGGCGCGCGAGGAACACGACGAGGCCGAGACGATCATGCGGCGGTTGCTGGACGATTTCGCCGTGGTGTCGAACTCGACGTCCGGATGGTATGTCCTGTCGCTGGCGGCGGACCTGCGCTCCCGGCGTTCGAGCGCCGATGCCGGGTGGCGGAGGGAACTGTTGGCGCTGGCCGAACCGCTGACCATCCCCGGCCGTTTCGAAGCCGCCCATCGGGCGGGGTTCCTCGCCGCTGTCGATCACGAGGATCCGTCGGGCTGGCGGAGTGCGGCAACGCTGTGGCGGGAGCTGGAGGCTCCGCACCAGTTGGGGTGGTGCCTGGTGGGCTTGGCCGAAGCGCTGCGAGCCAGTGGTCAAGCCGCCGAGGCGATACGAGCTCGCGGCCAGGCCGCCGACTCGCCGCCGCGAGCCAGCGGGCAAGCTGCGGATGCGCTGCTGCGAACCAGTGGCCAAGCCACCGACGCCCTGCTGCGAACCAGTGGCCAAGCCAGCGACGCGCCGCTGCGAACCAGCGGGCAAGCCGCGGACGCGCTGCTGCGAGGCCGTGGCCAAGCCGCCGACGTCCCGCTGCGAGCTCGCGGCCAAGCCAGCGACGCGCCGCTTCGGGAAGCCGCGACCATCGCGGCCAAGCTCGGCGCTCGGCCACTGGCCGAGCGCGTCGCCCGGCTGGCGGCTCAAGTCGGTATCGCCGTGGGCGAAGCGCCGCAAGCAAACCCAGGCCCGGGACGCGGACTCACAGCGCGCGAAGTGGACGTGCTGCGGCTGCTCGCGAAGGGGCTGAGCAATCGCCAGATCGCGGGTGAGCTGTTCATTTCCGTGTCGACAGCGGGAGTGCACGTGTCGCGGATTCTGGCGAAGCTTGAGGTCGCGAGCCGGGGCGAGGCGGCGGCGCTTGCGCATCGTGAACAGTGGTTCGGTTAG
- a CDS encoding SRPBCC family protein: MTVTSVDKDLDNLTLTLVADFEAPVAEVWQLWADPRKLERWWGPPTYPATVEEHDLTPGGDVTYFMTGPEGDRHRGWWRVDAVEPPTSLEFTDGFADADGKPVADMPVTTMRMRLTEHDGGTRMEMRSTFDTREQMEQLDKMGMTEGLKQAVGQMDALLPG; the protein is encoded by the coding sequence ATGACCGTCACCAGCGTCGACAAGGACCTCGACAACCTGACCCTCACGCTCGTCGCCGACTTCGAGGCCCCCGTGGCCGAAGTCTGGCAACTGTGGGCCGACCCGCGCAAACTCGAACGCTGGTGGGGTCCGCCGACCTACCCCGCCACCGTCGAGGAACACGACCTCACCCCCGGCGGCGACGTCACCTACTTCATGACCGGCCCCGAAGGCGACCGGCACCGCGGCTGGTGGCGTGTCGACGCCGTCGAACCGCCCACCTCGCTGGAGTTCACCGACGGCTTCGCCGACGCCGACGGCAAACCCGTCGCCGACATGCCCGTCACCACGATGCGGATGCGCCTGACCGAACACGACGGCGGCACCCGCATGGAGATGCGCTCGACCTTCGACACCCGCGAACAGATGGAACAACTCGACAAGATGGGCATGACCGAGGGCCTCAAACAGGCCGTCGGCCAGATGGACGCCCTGCTGCCCGGCTGA
- a CDS encoding SDR family oxidoreductase, with the protein MNTIAPLPQETVSPRTAVITGSDSGIGRAIAAAFAGGGLNLGITYNRDEQGAKNTAAEARQLGAETTVRHLNLAELPEAADVIDELANELGGIDVLVNCSGTGSAEAMIDMDYDTWRNVVDIDLDGAFLCSQKAARQMISAGHGGRIINITSVHEHAPRVGAAPYCAAKAGLGALTKVMALELAQHDITVNSVAPGEISTPMTGQDNEDPREEPRPGIPAGRPGHAHEVAAVVAFLATPAAAYVTGASYVVDGGMTLMGPQASSALADEGWRKI; encoded by the coding sequence ATGAACACGATCGCACCGCTGCCGCAGGAGACCGTCTCGCCGCGTACCGCGGTCATCACCGGTTCCGATTCCGGTATCGGGCGCGCCATCGCCGCGGCCTTCGCCGGTGGTGGCCTGAACCTGGGCATCACCTACAACCGGGATGAGCAGGGCGCCAAGAACACCGCCGCCGAAGCCCGGCAGCTGGGCGCCGAGACCACCGTGCGGCACCTGAACCTGGCCGAGCTGCCCGAGGCCGCCGACGTCATCGACGAACTGGCCAACGAACTGGGCGGCATCGACGTGCTGGTCAACTGCTCCGGCACCGGCAGCGCCGAGGCGATGATCGACATGGACTACGACACCTGGCGCAACGTCGTCGACATCGACTTGGACGGCGCGTTCCTGTGCTCCCAGAAGGCGGCCAGGCAGATGATCTCGGCCGGGCACGGCGGCCGGATCATCAACATCACCAGCGTCCACGAGCACGCCCCCCGGGTGGGCGCGGCACCGTACTGCGCCGCCAAAGCGGGGCTGGGGGCGCTGACCAAGGTGATGGCGCTGGAGCTGGCGCAGCACGACATCACCGTCAACTCGGTGGCGCCCGGGGAGATCTCGACGCCGATGACGGGGCAGGACAACGAGGACCCCCGCGAGGAGCCGCGCCCCGGGATTCCGGCGGGTCGGCCCGGGCACGCCCACGAGGTCGCGGCGGTGGTGGCGTTCCTGGCGACTCCCGCGGCGGCCTACGTCACGGGTGCGTCCTATGTGGTTGACGGGGGCATGACGCTGATGGGGCCGCAGGCGAGTTCGGCTCTGGCCGATGAGGGTTGGCGGAAGATCTGA
- a CDS encoding class I SAM-dependent methyltransferase, which translates to MTTSLPRHGGDAPPSAVPSNENEEIPPSQWHDRKLFFRHWLRAPGVTGAMLPSSRAMARTMGTVLEGYQSPTVAELGSGTGAVTAVIQQRLRGASPHLAIEIHEEFASRLQKLYPDVSVVNQSAADLEQILKEHQIDSLDVVISGLPFTAFTPQLQSDILDAVVGSLNEDGVFATHRYVGAGYFPAAQRFRALLESRFAEVTVSRPNFGNLPPARLLTARGPRKSPTT; encoded by the coding sequence ATGACCACATCGCTGCCCCGGCACGGCGGCGACGCGCCACCGTCGGCCGTCCCGAGCAACGAGAACGAAGAGATCCCCCCGAGTCAGTGGCACGACCGGAAGCTGTTCTTCCGTCACTGGCTTCGCGCCCCCGGTGTCACCGGGGCGATGCTTCCGTCCTCCCGCGCCATGGCCCGCACCATGGGCACGGTGCTGGAGGGCTACCAGTCCCCCACCGTCGCGGAGCTGGGCTCCGGCACGGGTGCGGTGACCGCCGTGATCCAGCAGCGGCTGCGAGGCGCTTCGCCGCATCTCGCCATCGAGATCCACGAGGAGTTCGCGAGCCGGCTCCAGAAGCTGTATCCCGACGTCAGCGTGGTCAACCAGTCGGCCGCCGACCTGGAGCAGATCCTCAAGGAGCACCAGATCGACTCGCTGGACGTCGTCATCAGCGGGCTCCCGTTCACGGCGTTCACTCCGCAGTTGCAGTCCGACATCCTGGACGCCGTGGTCGGCTCCCTGAACGAGGACGGCGTGTTCGCGACCCACCGCTACGTGGGTGCCGGGTACTTCCCGGCCGCGCAACGGTTCCGCGCGCTGCTGGAGAGCCGGTTCGCCGAGGTGACGGTCAGCCGTCCCAACTTCGGCAACCTGCCACCGGCTCGGCTGCTGACCGCTCGCGGGCCACGTAAATCCCCTACCACCTGA
- a CDS encoding NAD-dependent epimerase/dehydratase family protein — MNTKRIAVTGATGNIGTSVVSALAEDSRVGSILGVARRKPRWTCPKLQMVTADIAEDPLEGLFDGCDAVIHLAWLLQPTHNPAVTWRTNVLGGKRVFEAAAGAGVPALVYGSSVGAYSPGIDDLPVTENWSTDGWPGAAYTREKAYMERLLDIFAAEHPKLRVARLRPGFVFKRESASSQRRLFAGPLLPNALLRPGLIPFVPNLPGVRAQVVHSFDVARAYVAVTLSEAEGAFNVATEPPVTSEMIAELLRARRFGLPTKAARTALAAAWRLHAVPASPGLFDALCRLPVMDTTRIREELGWQPGYTAMETMRELFDGLRDGAGFATPPLRPRVPGGRLGELRTGVGQRS, encoded by the coding sequence ATGAATACCAAACGCATCGCCGTCACGGGCGCGACCGGGAATATCGGCACCAGCGTCGTCAGCGCGCTGGCCGAGGACAGCCGGGTCGGCTCGATACTCGGGGTCGCCCGCCGCAAACCCCGCTGGACCTGTCCGAAACTCCAGATGGTCACCGCCGACATCGCCGAGGACCCGCTGGAGGGCCTGTTCGACGGCTGCGACGCCGTCATCCACCTGGCGTGGCTGTTGCAGCCGACCCACAACCCCGCCGTCACCTGGCGCACCAACGTCCTGGGTGGCAAGCGGGTGTTCGAGGCCGCCGCCGGTGCCGGGGTGCCCGCGCTGGTCTACGGGTCCTCGGTCGGGGCGTACTCGCCGGGTATCGACGACCTGCCCGTCACCGAGAACTGGTCGACGGACGGCTGGCCCGGCGCGGCGTACACCCGCGAGAAGGCTTATATGGAGCGACTTCTGGACATCTTCGCCGCCGAGCACCCGAAGCTGCGGGTCGCCAGGCTGCGGCCGGGTTTCGTGTTCAAACGCGAGTCCGCCAGCTCCCAGCGTCGGCTGTTCGCCGGTCCACTGCTGCCGAACGCGCTGCTGCGTCCGGGCCTGATCCCGTTCGTGCCGAACCTGCCGGGGGTGCGCGCCCAGGTGGTGCACAGCTTCGACGTGGCCCGCGCCTACGTGGCGGTGACCCTGTCGGAGGCCGAGGGCGCCTTCAACGTCGCCACCGAGCCCCCCGTCACCAGCGAGATGATCGCCGAACTGTTGCGGGCCCGCCGTTTCGGCCTGCCCACCAAGGCCGCGCGCACGGCACTGGCGGCGGCGTGGCGGCTGCACGCCGTCCCGGCCTCGCCGGGACTGTTCGACGCGTTGTGCCGCCTGCCGGTCATGGACACCACCCGGATCCGCGAGGAACTGGGCTGGCAACCGGGCTACACGGCCATGGAGACCATGCGGGAACTGTTCGACGGGCTGCGCGACGGCGCCGGGTTCGCCACTCCGCCGCTGCGCCCACGCGTCCCGGGCGGACGCCTGGGCGAACTCAGAACCGGTGTGGGGCAACGGTCATGA